From one Camarhynchus parvulus chromosome 25, STF_HiC, whole genome shotgun sequence genomic stretch:
- the TTC24 gene encoding tetratricopeptide repeat protein 24: MALHTTLVTGLKLEPAGPLAAAQEGGDEAAARVGAIEGLTRAGHRALALGAGREAVGCFRKALLLSRDTVSPQLHRACAFNLGAAYVETGKPRKGFEFLLQSQPSEAESGDHPGSLYFSVGAAHEGLQDFPKALECFEEVSGHAGAAQAGSRAGTCVQMGCCYLGMREPARAARCFLDAAQAYAAAESPGAAAVALSRASGSMLQSRRFRAADIAGVLARCRSLCESIPDPALRGKLYNDIGLGYSQLRVFSLAAESFERALGLCGGERDRQREAALLQNLGAALNALRSFGTALGWHRRAAALHGALGNRRAQGQSFGNLAFACSQLGKHGDAAESYLHALQAFRDSGDLQGQWQACEGLGAACLQLGDPQKAIGHYQEALVLLSHCQDSPRAAHKRVVHKLTDAIQHRLHLSHLSYQQSWAPNPGLEPSQLRFCSTLPRASRTQLQGKEV; the protein is encoded by the exons ATGGCACTGCACACCACCCTGGTGACAGGGCTGAAACTGGAGCCAGCGGGGCCATT ggcagcagctcaggagggaggGGATGAGGCGGCAGCGCGGGTGGGTGCGATCGAGGGCCTCACACGGGCCGGACACCGGGCGCTGGCCCTGGGCGCCGGGCGGGAGGCAGTGGGGTGCTTTAGGAaagccctgctcctctccagggaCACAGTGAGCCCCCAGCTCCACAGGGCTTGTGCCTTCAACCTGGGAGCTGCCTACGTGGAGACTGGGAAGCCCAGAAAGGGCTTTGAGTTCCTTCTCCAGTCCCAGCCCTCAGAGGCGGAGAGCGGGGACCACCCGGGGAGCCTTTACTTCAGCGTCGGGGCGGCTCACGAAGGGCTCCAGGATTTTCCAAAGGCTCTGGAGTGTTTTGAGGAAGTCTCCGGGCACGCCggtgctgctcaggctggcagCCGAGCGGGGACCTGCGTGCAGATGGGCTGCTGCTACCTGGGCATGCGGGAGCCGGCGCGGGCCGCGCGGTGTTTCCTGGACGCGGCGCAGGCCTACGCGGCGGCGGAgagccccggggccgcggccgTGGCTCTGAGCAGGGCGAGTGGCTCCATGCTGCAGAGCCGGCGGTTCCGGGCCGCGGACATCGCCGGCGTCCTCGCCCGGTGCCGCTCGCTCTGCGAGTCCATCCCCGACCCGGCCCTGCGAG GGAAACTCTACAACGACATCGGCCTCGGCTACTCGCAGCTGCGCGTCTTCTCCCTGGCTGCCGAGAGCTTCGAGCGGGCGCTGGGGCTGTGCGGTGGGGAGCGGGACCGGCAGCGGGAGGCGGCGCTGCTGCAGAACCTGGGCGCTGCCCTCAACGCCCTGCGCAGCTTCGGCACCGCGCTGGGCTGGCACCGGCGTGCGGCCGCGCTGCACG GTGCTCTGGGGAACCGCAGGGCTCAGGGGCAGAGCTTTGGGAACCTGGCGTTCGCCTGCAGCCAGCTCGGGAAGCACGGGGATGCTGCCGAGAGCTACCTGCACGCCCTGCAAGCCTTCAGGGACTCGG GGGACTTGCAGGGGCAGTGGCAAGcgtgtgaggggctgggggcagcatGCTTGCAGCTCGGAGACCCCCAGAAAGCCATCGGGCACTATCAGGAGGCCCTGGTTTTGCTTTCCCACTGTCAG gacagccccagagctgcccacaaACGGGTGGTGCACAAGCTCACAGATGCCATCCAGCACCGACTCCACCTCAGCCACCTCTCCtaccagcagagctgggcacccaACCCAGGCCTG GAGCCCAGCCAGCTGCGGTTTTGCTCCACACTGCCCCGTGCCAGTaggacacagctccagggaaaagAGGTGTGA